The following are encoded in a window of Manihot esculenta cultivar AM560-2 chromosome 8, M.esculenta_v8, whole genome shotgun sequence genomic DNA:
- the LOC110608673 gene encoding dolichyl-diphosphooligosaccharide--protein glycosyltransferase subunit 4A, with protein MFDDQDLGFFANFLGIFIFVLVIAYHYVMADPKYEGN; from the coding sequence ATGTTTGATGATCAAGATCTCGGCTTCTTTGCCAATTTTCTCGGCATCTTTATATTTGTACTGGTAATAGCATACCATTATGTGATGGCTGATCCTAAATATGAAGGAAACTAA